The Saccharomyces paradoxus chromosome XV, complete sequence DNA window GATGATATTGGGGGTAGAATATCTCAATGGCCTTCAATAGTTCGTCATGAAGAATTTCGTACCCTTTCCCGGAAAAGTGCAGTCCGTCTGTTAGTAGGTGTTGCCAAGCATCGCCACCTTCCTCCCGAAATGCCTTATTCAAGTCCACGAAGGGGGTTTTTTCCTCATTGGCAAGTTTTGCTAACGCATCGGAATAAATAGTAAAGTTCTCGTTGGTGCGAAAATATCCAAGGGCTATTTCTTCAgcttttgctttttccCACTTCTCCCTGTCTACCAGCCCCGGTCCTATTATAATAGGACAGATATGATGAGACTTCATTATAGATATCATCTGACCTATATTATCAACAAATTCAGGGAGGGGAACACTTTGAGGGCCTGCTGAGCATGCATCGTTGGCGCCAAAAAAGATGGTGGCCATGACAATGTTGGATTCGTTATCTAGAATTTCAGGAAGTACTTTCAACGACCATCTGGAGTTGTACCCTTTGAACCCTCTTTGAAGGATATCCATTTTTCTCGTATACTCGTTGACTAACGCGGCTCCAAGAGCATACTCATCtttgtcattttcaatCGGTCTAGTGTTAAAAGCAAATTCAGTAATAGAATCCCCGAACAGCAGGAATTTCTTGTAATCCATATTTGGTTACAGTTCAAGCCCATAAAACGGTCGATAATGGAAACTAGTTTTTCGTTTCATATGTGTAATTATGATGAGAAGGTGTGAAGTGCCCTTATTATTGCGCGCTTTATGCCGTATTAggaaaaagtgaaaaaaaaaaaaggcagtTCTCGAGTTAAGATTTGACATCATCAACGTGTACTTTTCTCTATTGATCTCTGTTAAGACTGTATCAGCCAAGTGACTAAATCCAttgaaagttttccaaGGGTAGCGCTGTTTGGACAGACGGGATTTTTTTATCGAATAGGGTGTTTTGAGTACTGATCAGTCAACATTCTTGATCAATTCACAGTTGCttaaaatagaaaaaaaattgatcgGTATCAGTAAgtttttgagaaacagaAAAGTACTACGGTTTTGACGTTTATCTTTATAACAGCTCTGTGTACAGGATAAGCGTAGCTGATTCAGGTAGGAGAGGTGGAGAAAGCAGTGTATTAATATGGTATCAACTGCGCCCAACGACCAATTTCCATCCTGTGTACGGTGCAAAGATTTCATTACCACAGGGCACGCATATGAGTTGGGTTGTGATAGATGGCACACACATTGTTTTACTTGTTACAAATGTGAGAAACCATTAAGTTGCGAATCTGATTTTTTAGTTCTTGGAACCGGTGCTTTGATCTGCTTTGATTGTTCCGATTCCTGTAAAAATTGCGGTAAAAAGATTGACGATTTGGCCATAATACTATCCTCTTCAAATGAGGCCTATTGTTCAGATTGTTTCAAATGCTGTAAGTGTGGTGAAAATATTGCTGACCTGCGGTATGCGAAAACCAAGCGAGGTTTATTCTGTTTAAACTGCCACGAAAAGTTATTAGCGAAAAGAAAGTATTAcgaagagaagaaaaggcGACTCAAAAAGAATCTTCCAAGTTTGCCCACTCCCGTAATTGATAGTGATCACATTGATGGGGCCTCAGCTACTGCTGCTGTCCCAGAAAAAACATCCAGCAGACCCGCATCACCAGTTAATGAAATGCCTTTAGGTTCTGAACTCCTCAAGGATATAGAAACGAATTCGAGTGATATTGTTCCACATTTTATCACAGGATATAATGATAGCGATGACAATTCTGGAAGTTCGAAGTTCGGTTCAAATGTATCCATAGATATTATAGGaccagaagaaaatagcaCGGAGCATGCAAAAGATGAtgttaaagaagaagtagagGCACATTCAGCGAATTTTTCGCTTGAAGTTGCGATAGATTCAACTCCAAGTTGTAAAGGACCTCCAAGTCGTTCAAAAAGCTTGTTAAACAAAACACCATTGAGGAATTCATCCGGTCAGTATATCGCAAAATCTCCGAGCTCTTATAGACAGGGTATAATAGTTAATGATAGTCTTGAAGAGAGTAATCAATTTGAACCTCCACACAACAGTTCCCGAAGTGCGAGTGAATTACTGAGCTCGGTATTGCATAGTCCAGTTTCTGTTAATATGAAAAATCCGAAGGGTCCAAATACGGATACTTTCAATACCAGTTTAATATCCCAGATGGATCCTTCGCTACCATTAAAAGGACTGAATAATATTGTGGAAGAACCGAACCCACTTCAAACGCCTGCTGTTGAAATTGtcaaaacagaaaaaagtgTCAGTGATTTAGCAGGTGTTCAGCAAGAGCAAGCAGAGAAGCCCTCCTATGCAGGCAATAGTGGAAAGGgtagaaaaatttcaagatcaTTGTCACGAAGGTCCAAGGATTTGATGACTAATCTAAAGTCAAAAGCCACAAACAAACAGGATAGTAACGTTAAACTTTCACCTGCCTCTAAATCGACTTTCAGACGGTCACAAGATTTAATCAGAGATGTAGATTCACATCCTGGCTTTGGGACACCGAATTCCAACAGCACTTCATTAGACACTCtaatgaagaatcaaaaaagCCTAAATTACAAACGATTTACCGATGACGGCATTCTCAAGGTCGTTAGTGAAAAGGGAGACGCCCCTGAtgaacagaaaaatttcggCTTTAAATCGCCATCACCAATCGGTCATTTATTACAATCACCTGCTACACCAAGTAATGTATCCATGTATCGAACTCCGCCTCTGGATAGCTCATTGACATTTGACAGGCTGAACGGGTCTTCATACAGTAATCAAAACTATAGCCTACCTAGTTGGCAGAATACTCCAAAGATCCAATTGGAGAATAGCAGCAATTTTGAGGAACAGAAGGAAACAGTCTATGGGAATAGCGAATCCAGAAACGACCCGTCTCtcgataaagaaattgtcACAGCTGAGTTGCATTTGAAGcaattaaaaataaatttgaagGAACTTGAATCTCAGAGAGAAGAACTAATGAAAGAGATAGGTGAAATGAAGTCTATGAAAGAGACCCTACGCCGACACATTGAGGCCTACAATAccgaaaaaaataaattatatCTTGACTCAAACGAATTCTCAGGTAATCCGCCAACAATAAATGAAATCAGCTCAAGTGAGTCACCACCGCCCGTGAAACATGTTGCAACTACAAGTTCTGTGGCACGAAGTTCTGTTAAGCCaaaattttggaagttCTTTTCATCTGCTAAGCCACAAACCGAGCAATCTATACAAAGTGTCAACTCAAATAATATGAATTCCACCGTTAAAAGCGCCCCAGTTTTGCTTTCAGCTCCCTCAACTAATAGCAATTCCGGTCGTCTAGAGATTTCACCTCCTGTTCTCCAAAATCCTAATGAATTCAGTGACGTTAGATTGGTTCCTATCGAGAGTGATGGAAATATGGGTCAAAATAAAGATGTGGAAGAATATTCGGATGGAAGCAATTTGTATGGTTCGAGTTTGGTTGCTAGGTGCAACTATGAGAACAATGAAATACCAATGGTACTATCTGTCTGCATAGACTTTATTGAATCGGACGAGGAAAATATGAGATCAGAGGGCATATATAGAAAATCAGGTTCCCAACTAGTCatagaagaaatagaacggcatttttcttcatggAAAGTGCAAACCGAAATGCCGAATATTTTAACGGAACAAGATCTCAACGCTGTTACCGGTGTGTTGAAACGATACTTAAGAAAACTTCCCGACCCTATTTTCACCTTCCAAGTATATGAACCCTTGATGAACTTGGTTAAATCTAAAAAGATGATGGAAAACTTACCATTTGTTGGAGGAAAGCTGTCGTTAGAAGCAAAGAATTCGGATACTTATATGTCGAGCAGGAGTGCTTTGAAAAGCATATTAGAAGACTTGCCGAAGGAACATTATAGGGTGTTAAGAGCATTAAGCGAACATATAGAAAAGATTACACAATACAGCCACTGGAACCGAATGACGCTTTATAATCTTGCTTTGGTTTTTGCTCCGGGTTTAATTCGTGATTTTAGTGGAGAAAAggatattattgatatgAAAGAGAGAAACTATATTGTtgcatttatttttgggAACTATAAAGATATCCTGACGTAGCCTCGGTAATGCATTGAGCAGATTTACAAATTGtactgaaatttttttttgactcCAAACTTACGCAGGAAATTATTCTTTGCTTCTTGTTACTCaatatgtatgtatgtatagTAAATACAGTTATacataaaatttttaaaaaggGCGTCTGCAAGCATTGATTCCTCTTTTTGAAGTTCACATTTGACGTAATCAGAACAAAGCCCTTACAACACGTATATATCACTTTGTAATTGTTCGCTGGCCAAGTATATCaatacatttat harbors:
- the IAH1 gene encoding isoamyl acetate-hydrolyzing esterase (Isoamyl acetate-hydrolyzing esterase~similar to YOR126C), with translation MDYKKFLLFGDSITEFAFNTRPIENDKDEYALGAALVNEYTRKMDILQRGFKGYNSRWSLKVLPEILDNESNIVMATIFFGANDACSAGPQSVPLPEFVDNIGQMISIMKSHHICPIIIGPGLVDREKWEKAKAEEIALGYFRTNENFTIYSDALAKLANEEKTPFVDLNKAFREEGGDAWQHLLTDGLHFSGKGYEILHDELLKAIEIFYPQYHPKNMQYKLKDWRDVLDDGSNIMS
- the RGA1 gene encoding GTPase-activating protein RGA1 (GTPase-activating protein for polarity-establishment protein Cdc42p~similar to YOR127W), producing the protein MVSTAPNDQFPSCVRCKDFITTGHAYELGCDRWHTHCFTCYKCEKPLSCESDFLVLGTGALICFDCSDSCKNCGKKIDDLAIILSSSNEAYCSDCFKCCKCGENIADLRYAKTKRGLFCLNCHEKLLAKRKYYEEKKRRLKKNLPSLPTPVIDSDHIDGASATAAVPEKTSSRPASPVNEMPLGSELLKDIETNSSDIVPHFITGYNDSDDNSGSSKFGSNVSIDIIGPEENSTEHAKDDVKEEVEAHSANFSLEVAIDSTPSCKGPPSRSKSLLNKTPLRNSSGQYIAKSPSSYRQGIIVNDSLEESNQFEPPHNSSRSASELLSSVLHSPVSVNMKNPKGPNTDTFNTSLISQMDPSLPLKGLNNIVEEPNPLQTPAVEIVKTEKSVSDLAGVQQEQAEKPSYAGNSGKGRKISRSLSRRSKDLMTNLKSKATNKQDSNVKLSPASKSTFRRSQDLIRDVDSHPGFGTPNSNSTSLDTLMKNQKSLNYKRFTDDGILKVVSEKGDAPDEQKNFGFKSPSPIGHLLQSPATPSNVSMYRTPPLDSSLTFDRLNGSSYSNQNYSLPSWQNTPKIQLENSSNFEEQKETVYGNSESRNDPSLDKEIVTAELHLKQLKINLKELESQREELMKEIGEMKSMKETLRRHIEAYNTEKNKLYLDSNEFSGNPPTINEISSSESPPPVKHVATTSSVARSSVKPKFWKFFSSAKPQTEQSIQSVNSNNMNSTVKSAPVLLSAPSTNSNSGRLEISPPVLQNPNEFSDVRLVPIESDGNMGQNKDVEEYSDGSNLYGSSLVARCNYENNEIPMVLSVCIDFIESDEENMRSEGIYRKSGSQLVIEEIERHFSSWKVQTEMPNILTEQDLNAVTGVLKRYLRKLPDPIFTFQVYEPLMNLVKSKKMMENLPFVGGKLSLEAKNSDTYMSSRSALKSILEDLPKEHYRVLRALSEHIEKITQYSHWNRMTLYNLALVFAPGLIRDFSGEKDIIDMKERNYIVAFIFGNYKDILT